The nucleotide sequence ACCCTCTGATCTCCAAGTAATTGTGGGCTGGGAAATTGTGGGCTAGAGTAACGTTGGTGATTTAGCCTACCCTCTGATCACCATGTAATTGTGGGCTGGCAAATTGTGGGCTAGAGTAACCTTGGTCCCTTCAGATGATAATAACAACAGAACAAGGCCTTTTGTAACTTCTGCAGGTGGGAATTGAATTCTAGGTTATGATGTTAGCTTCTTCGACATctgatattactgtattatggtTACTTTTCAGTAAATTCAATGACTTCACATCTAGATGTATTTTCTAGATGTTCTATTTTTCAATCTGGATGTTTCTAGATGTTTTTCGAGGTCAATCTAGATGATTTTATAGTCAGGCAAAAGTGGCAGCCCTggacgttagtcagttctttatcgtcggtgCCGATGCCATTTTGAGCgattgtacgtatatttggcaagctctacgAGTTATGACACAGTGTGAGGTAccgtacgaaactacacgattGAATCTATACCGGTAGGCCATTCTGCCATTACTGGAACTTTTGGGTACAACCATACACAAACATCTGAACATAAGTTCAAGTGTAAGCAAACTTAAATTTTCCTGAAACAGTAAACGGAACAAAGAATATAATTGGTTTTGTTTCTAGGTCCCCCTGCATTATTCGGTTTTCTGTCGTTTTCAAATTGTAATAGCTACCGGTAGTTCCAGAATAAAATCGATTCATAATTTTATAAactcaatatttaattttttaattaattagatTACCCGTACGGTGATAGTTATTGTCGCAAATATTTACCtttcaaaatgttaaaaaacTGAGTAAGCTCCCATAAATGGGATCTACCACAAGTACTTACTTCCTCTGGACgcagcataacgaattttgcgtatgttattcctaacccccacctgactatgtcatccaaaatTTACGTCGCTACGACATTACAAtcatgtcatagagcttgccaaagtttAGCTATGATCGCCCGAAACGGCATCTGCGCCGACGATAACGAATTCACTAACGCCAGCGGTCTCTCTTTTAGCGGGATCGTTGAGacgagaaatagcttgctcaatttcgggtgattgtctgcgcgttttggacgaccatctgTACACATTGGAGGActttattacgccactgtgacatCGTAGTGACTTAATCTTTTGGTGACCTAGTCAGGTGGGAGTTAGGAATGATATATGTGAAAATTGTTGAGCCCATAAATGGATTCGtccatatttgaaaaactcTACACCTtcaacattaaaaacaaaatatgctAATTTAGATTACTTAAACAGTTTTCACCGTAAAATGCCTAGGCTATATCTTCTGAAAAATGTAAGGAACTATCGGTaaataaatatactaatttGTCTAAGAAACAACATATCTAaaaattcttatattttttacCATTTTTATTGTAGACTCTTTGgtttcaaatattgaataaaaatttcattagtaatgttttatttatcagtGATTAATAAGCCATGAACCCCACCTCTCACGACTAGAGTGATCTGTGGAATGTAGGTAGTGTTATATCCATTGAATGttcatatttgtgttttttgtattCTGTAGTTCACATGTAATTTAATTAGTTTAATAACGTTTGTTGGGCATATTTGAATGCAGATTTTTATCATGGAAAATGAAAAAGAACTTCTGTCCATCGAAAGTCTTTCAACTCTTGATGAGATGCAAGCCGCATATAATAAAATGCAGAAAGAACTAGAGGAAAGCACAAAATCTTTGGAAGAACACATTATTGAACGCCCACAAttagatgcaaaaataaaaggaatttGTAAAATGGAACCTTTTCTTGATTTACTTGAGTGCGACTCTGACAGACTCTGTAGCCAAACAAATTTTGTATGTGATTTAGCAGAGAATATTAGTTCCAAAGTTCGTCAGCTTGATTTGGcaaaaaatcatgtttttgAAGCAATTCAACGAGTTGATGACATTCTGGATTTAAAGTTTTGCACTGATGGTGTCAAGACTGCGATGGAGTCGAATGACTATGAACAAGCAGCGGCAAATATCCACAGATATTTGTGCTTAGATGAAAATGTAATTCAGCAAAGCATTATTGCGGGAATGGAAAGTTCAACTATCAATGCATCACTGACAGTATTAAGAGAAGCCAGAGTTCAAATGTCTAAGGTTGTTTCGGAACAGTTCGACTTGGCAGTGAAAGAAGGTGACTTGACAGCTGTTGAGCgtttctttaaaatatttccTCTTTTAAAAAAGGAGGAAGAGGGTCTGGAAAAATTTGCCAAGTTTTTGCGGCAAGAAATTGCAAAAAGTTCAcaagaaaatttgaaacttgCTCTGAAACTTGATTCCAATGATAGACGTTTTCATGTTCTATTTGCAGACACATTGACACTTTTATTTGAAGGAATAGCTAGAACAGTAGAGAAACAACAACCTCTTGTTGAAACATATTATGGTCCAGGAAAACTTTTCATGCTTGTGAAAAACTTGCAACAAGAGTGTGATATTCAAGCAAGATATGTGCTTAATAAGTTTGAATCATTCAGAAAATTCAAGTGGAAAATCCAACAAGTACAGAATGCTTTTGTTAATAGAGGACGGAGCGCTGATGATTTGAATAGGAAATCTTTTGATCCAAGAGATATTGAACCGTTGCTTGCTGAAGTTACTCTGATAAGTGCAAGGTGTGAATTATATCTTAGATTTTTACGGAGACGTGTACAGGCAGATATTGACATTGTGTATCAAACAGAGGAAGAAAAGAAGGAAAATAAAAGTGAACTTCTCAAGTGGGTGACCAACTGTGACCTCAGTCATAAAATGCAGGAGATTGTTGGTGGATATATCTTGATGGAGGAATATTACATGAGAGAATCAGCATCGAAAGCTATACAACTTGACACAATTGAAGAAGGTTCGCTGACTTCAAGTATGGTGGATGATACATTCTTTATATTAAAGCAATGTATTAAAAGGGCCATGACAAGTTCATCTATTGATTGTGTTTGTGCAATGCTAAACCATGCAGCCAGTGTGCTTGATTCCGATTTCCGTTCTGTTTTAACAACTAGAATCAAAGCAGGCTTCTCATCTGGTGGAATGCTAGATAACATTAGTTCTGCGTACAATGTTATGCAGACTTCACTTCAGCAAGGTAAATTGGGAAGTGTAGATGAACAAAATGCAATGGCGCGTCAAATGTTCATCACCACTCTCAATAACTGCGATGTAGCTAGTCAACATGTACAAACACTTAAACGAAGTCTAGAAGCTGAagtttttaaagtttttgtAAAACTACCGAAACAAGATTTGGCTAAACTGGAAAGTTGTTTTAGTGATCTTGTTGCATTATCATCCAATTTCAAGGACTTGTTGGAAGCAGGTGTAACTGAGCTCAGCTCATCTTGTATAAAACCAGAAATCCGCCCATTAATTACGAATTTTTTATCTGTGAGTCACATTTTAAGTGAATCAGATTTCGCCACTTATGAGGCAAACGATCCTTGGGCAGAACAGTTAATTTATGCTTTGCAACAGCTGACTGACAAATTTCATGAAGCACTTTCATCAATGATATATGACCAACTCATCAGTCACTTGACCAATGAAATTGCTATACAGCTAGAAAAAGTTGTATTCAAGTCTACCTTTAATCGACTAGGTGGAATGCAGTTTGATAAAGAGCTTCGGTCACTTGTGAGTTTCCTGACAACAACGACAACTTGGACTGTTCGTGATCGTTTTGCAAGACTGACTCAAACAGCAACGATTTTGAATTTAGATCGTGTTGATGAAATATTAGACTATTGGGGCCATAATTCTGGGCCTCTAACATGGAGACTTACTCCAGCAGAAGTACGACGTGTACTTGCGTTGAGGGCGGACTTTGGATCTGATGAAATTCGTAAACTTAAATTATGATTCTAATCATAAAATATGGTATAAACTTGAAATTACCTAAATTTtacatattaaattttttcacatttcattcTGGAATGCTTTATCGAAATGTCTGTTTTAAAAATTGAGTGCATGCAATCGTAGTCCTACATCAGTGATTGTCAAAGTGTGGGCCACGGCCAAATTGTGGGCCCCCAAGTATTTTCTACTGTGGGCCCGCCAACAAATTTCAATTATGGGCAGTGATACACAAAAATGTTTCTATAAATCCAACATTACATATAATTTTTTTCCCAAATGGTTCGATCATTATGTTTGTTTCAACTATAGTACCGTAGCGtattatgtatgtatgtttatttgcttcagaaatgtaacagtatctgtataataattaaacagtataacagagacgggatacatgttcaagacctcaCTAGCCTTAGACAGGGATGTGTGACCACTGACCATTAATGACTTAACAATGGATAGAAAACTCATTGTTGTCGCCACAGACGTGCCACGCTTGAATGACCTTCTGTAAAATCATATTCTGGGGCGCTTAAACAATGCTTTTCTTATGGCGGAGCCACGTGAAATTAAAGCCTGAATGAAATCTCGTAAAATGGGATATTATACCAGGAAATTCAATATGTTTATACGGCTGTATTCATATACACTGTTGAAATAGAAATAATATGATGTATTTGGACAAATTTATATTTGGCCTCAAGTGCGAACATGTAGGTGACATCGTATATTAAATCCAAAGTTCGATATGCGACCAGAGGGTGGTTTTTGATCAAATTTCGAGGATTGTGGAAATGTCTGAATGgcgtgcgattgcattttgttatatTAGCCGATCTAATTCAGTGTGATCGGTAACGTTGGACTCCGAGCACCTTTACGTCGTTATTTATTCTCCTTCACTATGCCTGCGATATATCTTTTAGAGCAGGGATGTGCAAACTTCATTGACAGGAGGCCAGATACAAGTTACTGGATAAAGCGCGGGCCGCACCTAAAAACTCTACCTATGAAAGGCTCTGGATACAAATTATCAACTTACGAAAATTCTTCTCGTAATATAGCTTCGGCTAACCTAATATTTTCTACATACGAAAGATCAAAAACCTTTAAAACGCGTACAAATTTTCTTATCGAGCCACAGTTCGCACATCCCTGTTTTAGGGCATTCTGAAACTATCGTCGGGGCCACATGCAACTTTTACTCTggttattataaaatataagatAACTAATGTAATGCATATTCAGTCAATTTTTAATGTACTAAAATAAATCGtagttttttgatattttatcccAGACCTAGAGATTCTTCTAGcgttgaaaaatgaaaaataataggAGTGGcagagcggagtcagtgttgtgAGAACATATTGGATTTGTAGAATTTGCAACATCGCGAAAATACGAATCACAACTAGCGATAAATACTGTATAATCAGACAGTATTCCATTCTTTGGCATTGCCTTGATATTTTATAGTGATGCTCTTATTCTGATGTAAGTCGGCGCACCGCATTTAATTCaacaaagcaagacattttaaatagtcTAGTATTGGTCGTGAATACCTGGCGCAACTGGAAAATTATTAGTCAGTAAAAAGTCGGTTCTTTTAGCGCTTCAATTTCAGGAGCCGTTCCGCGAGGATTCCGGGAcgatcaatatttattttgaaccgCTTTTGAAAATCCTTACTATGGCCTGATTAAGATAAAGTACGTTGAAGCAATTTATTAATTGTACCAATATAAATTTGGGTAGACTTTGGGATTTTATCGTAGATCTTGGAATTTTTCTAACAACGATATCTTatgaaaaataatcacaactgGCTGTCAATACAGCAGAAACTCTACCTACTAAATTAATTCGTTTCGGAATCCCCTTCGTAGGTAGGAAATTCTGAAAGTAAGGACGCAGTTTCACATAAATGCCCTAATTCGTTCCAAGTCTACACAAAACTCGGACATaacttttgtataaaatatgatACTGGGTAAACCCGTAACAATTACATAATTACATGTCAGAATTAAATTACcacataataaatagaaaatgtatACATAGAAAGAAtaaagaaataataaataaaaactacgAACGTAGACCGTGGGGAGTGAGAGGGCGGCGGTCggagtttttattattatttcattttgctCACTAAACCATTCGATGATTCAAATGAGTTAACCCGACATAATTTGCTTTTAGAATTATTGTCGAGGCCGAACGAACTATCTCgactaaatttaaatatacgataataatttcgtatataaatatatattattcgtaaaacattttcaatcaaaaacgtcctcgacgtaTTATAAGCAATTCAAGTCAGCGCTAATTGGAATCTTTTCAGGTGGCTGTAATTTATTGCCGTGCGTACACGGCTGCTctcgatattcgaaggtcgcgatattcgaattggacatccctgattcaagcactgcattaaatCAAGCTCAAATAACTCTACACGCGGTATTCAAGTTTTCGGTCTTCTGTATGTTGAAAATCTGAAAAGATCCGACTATTTTTACGAGTGGCGTAATTCGGTGAATGTTTTAGGATCCATTCATGTAAATTTCCGAATTCTGATATCCAGACCGCTTTGAAAATCTTGGCTGTGCCACTAAAAGAGTGTATTGTAACGTGAGTCTAATCGACccgtttttataacattttgtGCCGGGATAATATGTAAAATTTAGGTTAATCATTCTTAAGATAAGTATTTCGCAAGCCTTCATACATGGAAATTATAGGGGAATCCTTCCTCTAAGAATCAATCGATTTTTACGATCACCTATTTTTATCAAGATCCTCATTAGCTAAATCCTTGATCTGAAGTTACAAACGTTCTATTACTACCAAATATCCCACGTATCGTGCTTCAaaacagggcttcccaaactaggggccgcggccctggaaggggccgcgaaacggattttaggggccgcaatgagaacaccaattttacacaaagtaccatatatattgtacttttttcagactttcgattcgaaatacaattattatacaaatagtgtaaaacaaagatttcaagattccgagtgaatacatcatcataataccgtgttttcccgaaaataagacactgccttcaattttctttcgaaaaaaacactagggcttatttttggaatagagaaaaatgagattttttattatacaaaatatgaataccggTTTCCGTTTACTTATagcactttttttttaataactgctacatatagactattaaccatttaaaaaaagtacaaaatatttcttgctatcgactgggACGCACATCATCGTATTGTGACGCACttcaaaaatatgctcaagttgcgacccgtgaaaatacgtattgataccTTTTAAAAGACCTTTTTCGTAATGAGTTttatataaacgaacaaacaaaacttaacgacagtcagtgaaatcgcaATTAATGCGCCTTGGTAGAAAAGCctgttttatataaataataaatctcaAAGAAGATGGGAGTGCACAACGCTTTTTGAAGGACAAATAATTTTTAGctacagaaaaccgaatttccaGAATTAAACTTTCCTATTAGAGCAACATCACAGGTAAGATCGATTTAATCTCTCTTTTGTTCAGTGaaagtagaagatatgggttgtttgaaagattcacgaatcacgaaattttgcgacgtcctagcaaaattgaaacgacgcacttccacgagattgagtcaaaaaaaaatggcgctatcgactaagtcttttttaaaAGCGAGCGCTTATattgaaatcttttttaaaattcaggcttggtcttatatttggggaaacacggtagaatgATCGCGCTtacataacaatgcatattctgatcgtgaAACCCTATTTGCGGTTTGCATAACAATGACGGCTTTAATCATTAGGCTAGCGGTTTCCGAAGACGATTTGCTGAGAGCGCCTCGAAACATAATTATTACACATCATATTTATtccaaatgttttattgtttcaaatgaCGTGTTATGAATCATTCA is from Styela clava chromosome 9, kaStyClav1.hap1.2, whole genome shotgun sequence and encodes:
- the LOC120339037 gene encoding conserved oligomeric Golgi complex subunit 4-like, with protein sequence MQIFIMENEKELLSIESLSTLDEMQAAYNKMQKELEESTKSLEEHIIERPQLDAKIKGICKMEPFLDLLECDSDRLCSQTNFVCDLAENISSKVRQLDLAKNHVFEAIQRVDDILDLKFCTDGVKTAMESNDYEQAAANIHRYLCLDENVIQQSIIAGMESSTINASLTVLREARVQMSKVVSEQFDLAVKEGDLTAVERFFKIFPLLKKEEEGLEKFAKFLRQEIAKSSQENLKLALKLDSNDRRFHVLFADTLTLLFEGIARTVEKQQPLVETYYGPGKLFMLVKNLQQECDIQARYVLNKFESFRKFKWKIQQVQNAFVNRGRSADDLNRKSFDPRDIEPLLAEVTLISARCELYLRFLRRRVQADIDIVYQTEEEKKENKSELLKWVTNCDLSHKMQEIVGGYILMEEYYMRESASKAIQLDTIEEGSLTSSMVDDTFFILKQCIKRAMTSSSIDCVCAMLNHAASVLDSDFRSVLTTRIKAGFSSGGMLDNISSAYNVMQTSLQQGKLGSVDEQNAMARQMFITTLNNCDVASQHVQTLKRSLEAEVFKVFVKLPKQDLAKLESCFSDLVALSSNFKDLLEAGVTELSSSCIKPEIRPLITNFLSVSHILSESDFATYEANDPWAEQLIYALQQLTDKFHEALSSMIYDQLISHLTNEIAIQLEKVVFKSTFNRLGGMQFDKELRSLVSFLTTTTTWTVRDRFARLTQTATILNLDRVDEILDYWGHNSGPLTWRLTPAEVRRVLALRADFGSDEIRKLKL